One window of the Strix uralensis isolate ZFMK-TIS-50842 chromosome 3, bStrUra1, whole genome shotgun sequence genome contains the following:
- the HTR1B gene encoding 5-hydroxytryptamine receptor 1B, producing MEPAGPCQAPLLPGNDSYHGRNCSAEEGNYQDATPLSGKIVLAVVLALVTLATVLSNAFVIATVYQTRKLHTPANYLIASLAVTDLLVSILVMPISTMYTVTGKWTLGQIVCDIWLSSDITCCTASILHLCVIALDRYWAITDAVEYSTKRTPKRAAGMIALVWVFSICISMPPLFWRQVKAEEVSHCVVNTDHVLYTVYSTVGAFYFPTLLLIALYGRIYVEARSRILKQTPKKAGKRLTRAQLITDSPGSSSSVTSINSKAPEGSSETGSPVYMNQVKVKVSDALLEKKKLTAARERKATKTLGIILGAFIVCWLPFFIISLVLPICKDACWFHMAIFDFFTWLGYLNSLINPIIYTMSNEDFKQAFHKLIRFRCTS from the coding sequence ATGGAGCCGGCCGGCCCCTGCCAGGCGCCGCTGCTCCCCGGGAACGACTCTTACCACGGCCGAAACTGCAGCGCCGAGGAAGGGAACTACCAAGACGCCACCCCCCTCTCTGGGAAGATCGTGCTCGCCGTCGTCCTGGCGCTCGTCACCCTGGCCACGGTGCTCTCCAACGCCTTTGTCATCGCCACAGTCTACCAGACGAGGAAACTCCACACGCCGGCCAACTATCTCATCGCCTCGCTGGCCGTCACCGACCTCCTCGTCTCCATCCTCGTCATGCCCATCAGCACCATGTACACTGTGACCGGCAAGTGGACGCTGGGCCAGATCGTCTGCGATATCTGGCTGTCCTCGGACATCACCTGTTGCACGGCGTCTATCCTGCACCTCTGTGTCATCGCCCTGGACCGCTACTGGGCGATCACCGACGCCGTCGAGTACTCCACGAAACGGACTCCCAAGCGGGCAGCGGGCATGATCGCTCTGGTATGGGTTTTCTCCATCTGCATCTCCATGCCCCCTTTGTTTTGGCGGCAGGTGAAGGCCGAGGAAGTCTCTCACTGTGTGGTGAACACGGACCACGTCCTCTACACCGTGTACTCCACGGTGGGAGCCTTCTACTTCCCCACTCTGCTGCTAATAGCCCTCTACGGGAGGATCTACGTGGAAGCCAGATCGCGGATTTTGAAGCAGACGCCAAAGAAAGCCGGCAAAAGACTAACGCGGGCTCAGTTAATCACAGACTCCCCGGGGTCGTCCTCCTCCGTCACGTCCATAAACTCCAAGGCCCCCGAGGGATCCAGCGAAACGGGCTCTCCTGTGTACATGAACCAGGTGAAGGTGAAGGTCTCGGACGCCCTGCTGGAGAAGAAGAAGCTCACGGCTGCTAGAGAGCGGAAAGCTACAAAGACTTTAGGGATTATTTTAGGAGCCTTCATCGTCTGTTGGCTGCCCTTTTTCATCATCAGCCTGGTGTTGCCTATTTGCAAGGACGCTTGCTGGTTCCACATGGCCATCTTTGACTTTTTCACGTGGCTTGGATATCTCAACTCCCTCATCAACCCCATCATCTATACTATGTCTAACGAAGACTTCAAACAAGCTTTCCACAAACTCATACGTTTCCGATGCACAAGCTGA